GTATTGAATAACAGTCGCTACTGCGGCATTTGAAAGCTCAATGGAGTAAAAGTAGGCATACTGCGTCATCATAAGCCCAAGCAGGGCATAGACTAAAAACTCACCAAGTAGCTTTATATCTTTAATCGGAGCAAAAACGGCACTTGGTTCTTTAAAAGCATAAAAAATTACAATAACAATGCCAGCTAGCATCAGTCTATATGGCACCAAAAAATCAGAACTTATACCAAGTGAAAATAGATATTGCCCACAAACCCCGCTAAATCCCCAAAGGATACCGCCAACTAAAGTAAGGAGTATCCCAAGACGATGAGTATTCATTAAATTTATCTATCTTTATGAAGCTGTGCATCTTTGCCATAATACGGCGAATATGGTCCATAAAGTATGCAGTTATGGCAATCTCTTGAAAATAAATAAGCATCTGCCATCACTGCTAGATCGTATGATCTATCTGAGATGGTATTTGCCACCTGTGAGATGACGGCTGAGACTAACATGCCAAGTAGGCTACTTTGACCGCTGCTGCTATCTTCTGCTGCCATAGCACTGCCTTGCCAAAGAGTAGCGCCGCTTTTTATATCGATAAGCTTTGCTTCAAGGACGACCTTTGTTGAGCTTGAGATGACTGCATAGCTCGTACCATAATCTTTTATGTTTATGTAGAGCACACTATCAGCATGGAAAATTTTATCAAGCTTATTTAGTGGCACTGCCGCGATCTCGCTTGGCTCGGTTATGCCATTTAGCTTAAAGGTATCATTTACAAGAGCTACTGGAAATACATAGTATCCTGCTTCACTTAGTGGTGCGACTGCATTTGCTAAAACTGCTACTGGACCTGAAATTTCTGTGCTATCGTTTGTTGGCATAAGTACTAAGATAGAGTGAGGTTTTTTTTGTAAAAATTCTGAGTAGTCGTATGGTTCAGGCTCTTTTATAGAGCAGCCCGTAAAAAATACTGCTAAAAATACAAAGGCTATAAATTTAAGGCTATTTTTCATTATTTGCCCCCTCTTTTTGCTCTACTTTTTTTGGAGTTAAATTTTTAGAGCCTTTAATGAAATTTATATATTCCCTTGACTCTGGGAAATTCTCTACTTCTTTGTCAAAATTTGCATTTGCAGCGCCTAAATTTCCATTATTTAGATACAAAAGTCCAAGGTGTGCGTATACGCCAGGAGCGATCCTGTAGCCCTTTTGTGTTGAGATCTGCACCAGATTTTCTAAGCGCGAAATTTGCTCGTTTGTATCGCCCTCTTCATTTAGGTAGCTATATAGCGAGCTACTATATGATCCGTCCCAATAATAAAGTGATCTTGGACCGTTTGAATGACCGCAACCCGCTAAAAATAGCGCAAAAAGCGCGAGGCCGGCAAGCCTTATTTTACTTGCCATGCTCCACTTTCTATGCCATTTACTAGATTATTTACTGCTTCAATAATAGCTAGACTTAAAACCTTGCCATTTAGCGTAGAGTCGTATCCTGCTGTGCCACCAAAACCGATGATCTCTCTGTTTGAAAGGGTGTATTCGCCAGCGCCGCTAACTGAATAGACAACCTCAGCCGTTTTGGTATCAACGATATTTAAATTTACCTTTGAATAGGCAGTTTGTTGCTTACCTTTGCCAAGTATGCCAAATAGCTGATGATCACCCGTAGTTTTTCGTCCAAACTCGGTCACATCACCAGTTATCACGTATCTTGCGCCTTTTAGATTTTGAGTGGTTTTACTTAGCTCGCTCTCTTGTTTGATCACTTTCATATTTGATCTATCAAGCACCAAAAATCTACCACTTTGCTGTAAATTTGTGATCAAAATGCTTTGAGCTTGGTTACCAAGCCTATCCTCGCCATCAGCAAATACACCATTTTGGTAAGCTGATTGATTATTAAATCGACCTATCGAAACTGAAATTTTTTGACCATTGTAAACTGTGCCGTAGCTTGCTACTTTTGGAGTCTCGACAACTCTTGAGCTCTCACTCGCACATCCAGCAAAAAGAGCTGCCGTAAGCAAAACTGCACCAACTTTAAATACATTTTTCATTTTTTATCCTTTGCGACAAAATCGCTTGTATATTACTAAATTTCTTTTTAAATAGCTTTAAATTTCATCCATGTGCCTTTTAGGTATCTAATCGTAAAAAGCACCGCCTTTACAGCCCAGTCAGCAAACATTGCAAACCAAGTACCTATCATGCCAAGATCAAATGTGAGTGCAAAAATATAGGCCAAGATGACTCTACAAGCAAACATACAAACTAAATTTACAATCATCGGATATTTAGCGTCCCCAGCTGCTCGAAAAACGGTCGGATATGTGTAGGCAAGTGGCCAAATAAGACACATAGCGATACCGTGATACCAGACGATCTGCCTTGTTAAATTTATGGCTTCGCTTGAGAGATTATAAACAAGAAGCAGTGGCTCAAGTAAAAGCAGAATTACTGCTGTGCTAAAAAGCTGGACAATATAGATGCTTATCATCGATTTTTTTACGTAAAATTTAGCCTGAGCAAAGTCGTTTGCGCCAACGCACCTTGAGATAACTACACTAAGTCCTGTGCCTATCGCCATGCCAGGGAGCACTTGAAACATCACGATCGTCCCTCCCACGGCATTTGCAGCGATACTTGCCGTGCCAAAAAGTGAAACAAGGCTCAAAACGATGATGCGACCCACATAAAACATCGAATTTTCAAAGCCATAAGGTACACCGATATTTAAAATTTTCTTGATGATCTCGTAGTCAAATTTATAGATAAAGCTCTTTCTTATGTGAAGTTTTAGCCTTATATCAAGAAGCAAATAGACTATAACAAAGCAAGCAAGCATCTTGGCTATAAGCGTACTGATGGCAATACCTAAAATACCAGTATGAAATGTATAAATACTAATGGCAGTTAGAAGTACGTTTAATAAATTTGCAGCCGCCATAATATACATAGGAAGCTTGGCATTTGACATTGTGCGAAAGATCGCCGCAGCTGCTGCATAGACAGCCAAAAATGGCGCGGAAAAGGCCGAGAAAACGAGATAGTGGCTAGCATCATGCCTCACTTGCTCGCCGATATCGCCAAATACATAATCCAAGATGATATCTTTTAAAACTATGATGACCGCTGCGATAAAAAGGGCAAAGAAAAAACTAAACCAGACGAGCTGATTTGCTGTGATTTTGGCATTGCCACTTTGTTTATTACCTAGATACTGGCTAGCAACCACTGAGCCGCCAGTAGCGATAGCAGTAAATATGCTAATAAATAGCGCCATGACAAATTCCACAAGACTAATCGCACTTACAGCGCTTTCACTAACACTTGCTGCCATTAGCGAGTTTGCAAGCCCCAAGCTATACTCTAAAAACTGCTCAACTGCAATAGGGAAAAATAGCTTTGCAAGGTCGGCATTTGAGAAAAATTTTGTATTTTGATCTTTGATTTTGTTTACCATACTTCCCCTAAGATAAACTTAAAAATTTTAATAGATTTAAGCCAAGATCTGCCTTTTTGCAAATCCTGACTTAAAAATTTTAGTGTCTTGAAAGGTAGTTTGTATCGTAGTTATTGCTTAAAAAGTCTTTGTTCTCCATCATAGCGATGTGAAAATCTTTTGTTGTTTTTATACCATTTATTATGAGCTGATCAAGAGCTACTTTCATTTTATGGATCGCCCTATTTCTATCGGTATCCCAAACCACGAGTTTGCCAATCATACTATCGTAATACGGTGGTATCGAATAATCTTGATAGATATGACTATCCATTCTAACATTGCGGCCACCTGGACAGACATATTTTGTGATCTTACCAGGACACGGCGTAAATGTATTTGGATCTTCAGCTGTTATCCTGCATTCGATCGCATGACCTTTTAGCTCAATACTCTCTTGTGATGGTAGTGCCTCACCTTCAGCCACTTTTATCATAAGCTCGATGATATCAAGTCCGCTTACCATTTCGCTCACTGTGTGCTCAACCTGAAGTCTTGTGTTCATCTCGATGAAATAAAAGTCTAAATTTTTATCAACCAAAAACTCAAACGTACCAGCTCCCTCGTAACCAATCGCTTTTGCCGCTTTTATGGCTGTTTCGTGAAGTCTCTCTCTTGTCTTTTCATCAAGCAAAATAGCTGGGCTTTCTTCGATCAGCTTTTGGTGGCGACGCTGCATCGAGCAGTCACGCTCGCCGATGTGAAGTACATTGCCATGGCTATCGCCAATTACTTGAACTTCGATGTGGCGTGGGTTTAGGATATATTTTTCCATATACATTGTGCCATCGCCAAATGCACTCATCGCCTCGCTCTCAGCAGACCAAAATGCTTTTTCTAAATCAGCCTCTTTTTCAACCACGCGCATACCACGTCCGCCACCACCTGCTGCAGCTTTTAAGATGACAGGGTAGCCTATCTTTTTAGCTAGCTCTTTTGCTGCTTTTGTGTCAGCCACAGCGCCGTCTGAGCCAGGGATGACTGGTACGCCGGCTC
This DNA window, taken from Campylobacter concisus, encodes the following:
- a CDS encoding DUF799 domain-containing protein: MKNSLKFIAFVFLAVFFTGCSIKEPEPYDYSEFLQKKPHSILVLMPTNDSTEISGPVAVLANAVAPLSEAGYYVFPVALVNDTFKLNGITEPSEIAAVPLNKLDKIFHADSVLYINIKDYGTSYAVISSSTKVVLEAKLIDIKSGATLWQGSAMAAEDSSSGQSSLLGMLVSAVISQVANTISDRSYDLAVMADAYLFSRDCHNCILYGPYSPYYGKDAQLHKDR
- a CDS encoding CsgG/HfaB family protein; protein product: MKNVFKVGAVLLTAALFAGCASESSRVVETPKVASYGTVYNGQKISVSIGRFNNQSAYQNGVFADGEDRLGNQAQSILITNLQQSGRFLVLDRSNMKVIKQESELSKTTQNLKGARYVITGDVTEFGRKTTGDHQLFGILGKGKQQTAYSKVNLNIVDTKTAEVVYSVSGAGEYTLSNREIIGFGGTAGYDSTLNGKVLSLAIIEAVNNLVNGIESGAWQVK
- a CDS encoding MATE family efflux transporter; the encoded protein is MVNKIKDQNTKFFSNADLAKLFFPIAVEQFLEYSLGLANSLMAASVSESAVSAISLVEFVMALFISIFTAIATGGSVVASQYLGNKQSGNAKITANQLVWFSFFFALFIAAVIIVLKDIILDYVFGDIGEQVRHDASHYLVFSAFSAPFLAVYAAAAAIFRTMSNAKLPMYIMAAANLLNVLLTAISIYTFHTGILGIAISTLIAKMLACFVIVYLLLDIRLKLHIRKSFIYKFDYEIIKKILNIGVPYGFENSMFYVGRIIVLSLVSLFGTASIAANAVGGTIVMFQVLPGMAIGTGLSVVISRCVGANDFAQAKFYVKKSMISIYIVQLFSTAVILLLLEPLLLVYNLSSEAINLTRQIVWYHGIAMCLIWPLAYTYPTVFRAAGDAKYPMIVNLVCMFACRVILAYIFALTFDLGMIGTWFAMFADWAVKAVLFTIRYLKGTWMKFKAI
- a CDS encoding DUF4810 domain-containing protein: MASKIRLAGLALFALFLAGCGHSNGPRSLYYWDGSYSSSLYSYLNEEGDTNEQISRLENLVQISTQKGYRIAPGVYAHLGLLYLNNGNLGAANANFDKEVENFPESREYINFIKGSKNLTPKKVEQKEGANNEK
- a CDS encoding acetyl-CoA carboxylase biotin carboxylase subunit, translating into MELKRILIANRGEIALRALRTIKEMGKEAVVVYSTADKDALYVKYADVAICIGKERSSDSYLNIPAIISAAEISEADAIFPGYGFLSENQNFVEICSHHKIKFIGPSVAAMALMSDKSKAKQVMQRAGVPVIPGSDGAVADTKAAKELAKKIGYPVILKAAAGGGGRGMRVVEKEADLEKAFWSAESEAMSAFGDGTMYMEKYILNPRHIEVQVIGDSHGNVLHIGERDCSMQRRHQKLIEESPAILLDEKTRERLHETAIKAAKAIGYEGAGTFEFLVDKNLDFYFIEMNTRLQVEHTVSEMVSGLDIIELMIKVAEGEALPSQESIELKGHAIECRITAEDPNTFTPCPGKITKYVCPGGRNVRMDSHIYQDYSIPPYYDSMIGKLVVWDTDRNRAIHKMKVALDQLIINGIKTTKDFHIAMMENKDFLSNNYDTNYLSRH